In one Phoenix dactylifera cultivar Barhee BC4 unplaced genomic scaffold, palm_55x_up_171113_PBpolish2nd_filt_p 001050F, whole genome shotgun sequence genomic region, the following are encoded:
- the LOC120107864 gene encoding protein SHORT-ROOT 1-like yields MDTLFRLVSLQSSDQQSSFNSNRTSSSSRSSKAHHHHHFLHHPFQNQEEELYKEECGNNYHLYMDEDFSSSSSSKHFHPQPSTTTTTTTPAPSTAATTPTASTAHALFEPADFSFPPDLNLDFASPTSSSSAAAAAAPGAGGGGWAAQLLLDCARAVAARDSQRVQQLIWMLNELASPYGDTEQKVASYFLQALFARLTSAGARTLRTLAAASDRTCSFDSTRRTALRFQELSPWSSFGHVAANGAILESFLDAAAGGGSQTQRLHILDLSNTFCTQWPTLLEALATRSSDDTPHLSITTVVSSASPSAAVQRVMKEIGQRMEKFARLMGVPFKFNVIHHAGDLSELDLDRLDLQDGGGAALAVNCVNALHGVSPAGRRRDAFIASLRRLQPRIVTVVEEEADLEAAGGGDGGGEEGEEGFLKGFRESLRFFSAYFDSLEESFPRTSNERLALERAAGRAVVDLVACPAAESAERRETAAGWSRRMRAAGFVPAAFSEDVADDVRALLRRYREGWSMRAAEEAEDPCGAAAGIFLAWKDQPVVWASAWKP; encoded by the coding sequence ATGGATACGTTGTTTAGATTGGTGAGCCTCCAGTCATCAGATCAGCAATCCTCCTTCAACTCCAACCGCACGTCGAGTAGCTCGAGATCCTCGAAagcccaccaccaccaccatttcCTCCACCACCCCTTCCAAAACCAAGAAGAGGAGCTGTACAAAGAAGAATGTGGAAACAATTACCACCTTTACATGGATGAagacttctcctcctcctcttcttccaagcACTTCCACCCTCAAccttccaccaccaccaccaccaccaccccggCTCCCTCGACCGCCGCCACCACGCCGACCGCTTCCACTGCCCACGCACTCTTCGAGCCGGCCGACTTTTCCTTCCCACCGGACCTTAATCTCGATTTCGCCTCTCCGACCTCCTCTTCATCggccgctgccgccgccgcccccggcGCTGGCGGAGGAGGGTGGGCTGCGCAGCTGCTGTTGGATTGTGCGCGGGCGGTGGCCGCCCGCGACTCGCAGCGCGTCCAGCAGCTGATATGGATGCTGAATGAGCTAGCGTCGCCCTACGGCGACACCGAGCAGAAGGTGGCGTCGTACTTTCTGCAGGCGCTCTTCGCCCGGCTGACCTCCGCCGGGGCCCGCACGCTccgcaccctcgccgccgcCTCCGACCGGACCTGCTCCTTCGACTCCACCCGCCGCACGGCCTTGAGATTCCAGGAGCTCAGCCCCTGGTCCTCCTTCGGCCACGTCGCCGCCAACGGCGCCATCCTCGAGTCCTTTCTCGACGCCGCCGCCGGTGGTGGGTCCCAGACGCAGCGGCTCCACATCCTCGACCTCAGCAACACCTTCTGCACCCAGTGGCCTACTCTCCTGGAGGCGCTCGCCACCCGGTCGTCGGACGACACCCCGCACCTCTCGATCACCACCGTCGTCTCCTCCGCCTCGCCGTCGGCCGCCGTCCAGAGGGTGATGAAGGAGATCGGGCAGAGAATGGAGAAGTTCGCGCGGCTCATGGGTGTGCCGTTCAAATTCAACGTCATCCACCACGCCGGCGATCTATCGGAGCTCGACCTCGATCGCCTCGACCTCCAGGACGGCGGCGGCGCGGCGCTGGCTGTCAACTGCGTCAACGCCCTCCACGGCGTGTCCCCCGCCGGCCGCCGGCGGGACGCGTTCATCGCTTCCCTCCGCCGGCTGCAGCCGCGGATCGTGAcggtggtggaggaggaggcggacctcgaggcggccggcggcggcgatggcggaggggaggaaggggaggaggggttCTTGAAGGGGTTCAGGGAGAGTTTGAGGTTCTTCTCGGCCTACTTCGACTCGCTCGAGGAGAGCTTTCCGAGGACGAGCAACGAGAGGCTGGCGCTGGAGCGGGCGGCGGGGCGGGCGGTGGTGGACCTGGTGGCGTGCCCGGCGGCTGAGTCGGCGGAGCGGAGGGAGACGGCGGCGGGGTGGTCGCGGCGGATGCGGGCTGCGGGTTTCGTGCCGGCGGCGTTCAGTGAGGACGTGGCGGACGACGTGAGGGCGCTGCTGAGGAGGTATAGGGAGGGGTGGTCGATGCgggcggcggaggaggcggaggaccCCTGCGGCGCCGCTGCCGGAATCTTTCTCGCGTGGAAGGACCAGCCTGTGGTATGGGCGAGCGCGTGGAAGCCATGA